One segment of Mycobacterium spongiae DNA contains the following:
- a CDS encoding Rieske 2Fe-2S domain-containing protein — MEPAVFDDPRTTAHDSNSAAAKPGCKRVNPRPQRLNTWFTLIPVAEYEKKRPSRIPFLDTFVTVEPIGADGETPYAVFFEGKLPMTAVVEIGVLFVWYGDDLQKPDRPFPTLFAEPYDSAYVTSTATLFEDTHVMDFVENGSDNLHFRAVHLWEYSKIYDHVVTAETITLKQDTRFRYGSCSTRRSIRWLSKVLPKLELTQDYVYHGPGLAVVGATGSRIPRMHALVSLTPEGANRTRVYVTMAIDPATFPAAVERVYGAITRGRRLCDLLARIMANYIKNEFDVDAIIWKNKKYLGASALLPSERHLRDVIEWGKTFYPKGFHAPATPERPAEARQWRPLDTLDNVAPGQVHRYTIDDAELIARRDAGGTVRVYDAFCPHQGAHLGFGGVIDRDCLRCPFHGFYFDSEGRCIGPNIANEHSFITSLNLTSVSHRVRDGRIEVWL, encoded by the coding sequence ATGGAGCCAGCCGTCTTCGACGACCCTCGCACGACCGCGCACGATTCGAATTCAGCCGCCGCCAAACCCGGGTGCAAACGGGTCAACCCCCGGCCCCAGCGGCTCAACACCTGGTTCACCCTGATCCCGGTGGCCGAGTACGAGAAAAAACGGCCCTCGCGGATCCCTTTCCTCGACACATTCGTCACCGTCGAGCCGATCGGTGCCGACGGCGAAACACCGTACGCGGTGTTCTTTGAGGGCAAGCTCCCGATGACGGCGGTCGTCGAGATTGGTGTCCTGTTCGTCTGGTACGGCGACGATCTGCAGAAGCCCGACCGCCCATTCCCCACCCTGTTCGCCGAACCGTACGACTCCGCCTACGTGACCAGCACCGCGACGCTGTTCGAGGACACCCACGTCATGGACTTCGTCGAGAACGGTTCGGACAACCTGCACTTCCGCGCGGTGCACCTCTGGGAATACTCGAAGATTTACGACCACGTGGTCACCGCGGAGACCATCACCCTCAAGCAGGACACCCGGTTCCGCTATGGCTCATGTTCGACCCGGCGCTCCATCCGGTGGTTGTCCAAGGTGCTTCCCAAGCTGGAACTCACCCAGGATTACGTCTACCACGGACCAGGTCTGGCGGTTGTCGGCGCCACCGGCTCGCGAATACCCCGGATGCACGCTCTGGTGAGCCTGACACCCGAGGGTGCGAATCGAACCCGCGTCTACGTCACGATGGCCATCGACCCAGCGACCTTCCCCGCAGCCGTGGAGCGCGTCTACGGCGCGATCACGAGAGGCCGTCGACTGTGTGACCTGCTCGCGCGGATCATGGCGAACTACATCAAGAACGAGTTCGACGTCGACGCGATCATCTGGAAAAACAAGAAGTACCTGGGCGCTTCGGCTCTGCTGCCGTCGGAAAGGCACCTTCGCGATGTGATCGAGTGGGGAAAGACCTTCTATCCGAAAGGCTTCCACGCCCCGGCCACACCCGAGAGGCCGGCTGAGGCACGCCAATGGCGGCCTCTGGACACTCTCGACAACGTGGCGCCGGGACAGGTGCACCGCTACACCATCGACGACGCCGAGCTCATCGCGCGCCGCGATGCCGGCGGCACCGTGAGGGTCTATGACGCGTTCTGCCCGCATCAAGGTGCGCACCTCGGGTTCGGCGGGGTCATCGACCGCGACTGCCTGCGCTGCCCGTTTCACGGGTTCTACTTCGACTCCGAGGGACGCTGTATCGGTCCCAACATCGCCAACGAGCACAGCTTCATCACATCGCTAAACCTCACCTCGGTATCCCATCGGGTGCGCGACGGACGAATCGAGGTCTGGCTCTAG